One Nitrospira sp. SG-bin1 genomic region harbors:
- the murC gene encoding UDP-N-acetylmuramate--L-alanine ligase (Catalyzes the formation of UDP-N-acetylmuramoyl-L-alanine from UDP-N-acetylmuramate and L-alanine in peptidoglycan synthesis): MTLFRKIQLIHLVGIGGAGMSGIAEVLLTMGYKVTGSDLHASETTKRLEELGGKVFIGHQESNVGDAQVVVISSAVAAGNPEVVAAKAKQIPVIPRAEMLAELMRLKFGVAIAGAHGKTTTTSMVANVLAQGGLDPTMVIGGKVNALGSHARLGRGDLLVAEADESDGSFLRLSPTIVAVTNLDREHLDHYGSMERINESFLEFINKIPFYGLAVLCADDDHLAALFPRLVKRYHTYGLRDRNGVSPDFKATDISLKQWGAEFRAHFREKNLGPFRLAVPGTHNVSNALAAIAIGIELEIPVDLIRKGLAAFTGVERRFHLRGEADGIMVVDDYGHHPTEVKATLAAAKQGWDRRLVVLFQPHRYSRTRDCIGEFAHAFDHADMLFMTDIYPAGEQPIPGVSGANLAETIKAAGHPSVTFIERKETMPDQVLPHLRPGDLVLTLGAGDIWKAGTGILARLKFA, translated from the coding sequence ATGACGCTCTTTCGAAAAATACAACTGATTCATCTGGTTGGAATCGGAGGGGCCGGGATGAGCGGCATCGCCGAAGTCCTTCTCACGATGGGCTACAAAGTGACCGGTTCGGACCTGCACGCATCGGAGACGACGAAGCGGCTGGAAGAACTCGGTGGGAAGGTTTTCATTGGTCATCAGGAATCCAATGTGGGAGACGCGCAAGTCGTGGTGATCTCTTCCGCCGTAGCGGCCGGTAATCCCGAGGTCGTGGCGGCAAAGGCCAAGCAGATTCCCGTGATTCCTCGGGCGGAGATGTTGGCGGAACTGATGCGCCTGAAGTTCGGGGTGGCCATTGCGGGGGCCCATGGCAAGACCACCACGACATCGATGGTTGCGAACGTGTTGGCGCAGGGTGGCCTTGATCCCACAATGGTGATCGGCGGCAAGGTCAATGCCTTGGGCAGCCACGCGCGGCTCGGGCGTGGCGACTTACTTGTGGCGGAGGCAGATGAAAGCGACGGATCGTTTCTTCGTCTCTCTCCGACCATCGTCGCGGTGACCAATTTGGACCGCGAGCATCTTGATCATTACGGGTCGATGGAACGGATCAATGAAAGCTTCCTGGAGTTCATCAACAAGATCCCGTTCTATGGGTTGGCGGTCTTGTGTGCCGATGACGATCATTTGGCCGCACTGTTCCCTCGTCTCGTGAAGCGGTACCACACCTATGGGCTTCGCGATCGAAATGGGGTATCGCCTGATTTCAAGGCAACCGATATCAGTCTGAAGCAATGGGGTGCCGAGTTCCGGGCACACTTCCGTGAAAAAAATCTTGGCCCCTTCCGATTAGCGGTGCCGGGCACTCATAACGTGTCCAATGCCTTGGCGGCCATCGCCATCGGCATCGAGTTGGAGATTCCCGTCGACCTGATTCGCAAAGGATTGGCGGCCTTCACGGGCGTCGAACGGCGATTTCATCTGCGCGGAGAAGCGGATGGAATCATGGTGGTCGACGATTATGGTCACCATCCCACCGAAGTGAAAGCGACGCTCGCCGCCGCCAAGCAGGGCTGGGACCGTCGATTGGTCGTCCTGTTCCAGCCGCATCGATACAGCCGGACGAGGGATTGCATCGGAGAGTTTGCCCATGCCTTTGACCACGCCGATATGCTCTTCATGACGGACATCTATCCGGCGGGTGAGCAACCGATACCGGGTGTGTCCGGAGCCAACCTCGCCGAAACGATCAAGGCGGCGGGGCATCCATCGGTGACGTTTATCGAGCGCAAGGAAACCATGCCCGACCAAGTGTTACCGCACTTAAGGCCGGGCGACCTCGTACTGACGTTGGGTGCGGGTGATATCTGGAAGGCCGGGACCGGGATTCTTGCACGGCTCAAGTTTGCGTGA